The following are encoded together in the Parabacteroides chongii genome:
- a CDS encoding cation diffusion facilitator family transporter — MEQHHHDHHHHEITSLNKAFIIGITLNLAFVVAEFAAGFWYNSLGLLSDAGHNLGDVASLVLAMLAFRLAKVHPTASYTYGYKKSTVLVSLLNAVILLVAVGIIIAESITKLLHPRPVEGDAIAWVAGIGVVINAVTAWLFMKDKDKDLNVKGAYLHMAADALVSVGVVISGIVIAHTGWYIIDPVIGLVIALVIIYSTWGLLRDSLRLSLDGVPSGTDIEKVEKAMHAVEGVRGVHHLHIWAISTTETALTAHVSIDDLSEMERIKQELKHELQHVGIHHATLEFETSEIKGENLCWPD, encoded by the coding sequence ATGGAACAACATCATCACGACCATCATCATCATGAAATAACCTCTTTGAATAAAGCCTTTATCATCGGTATTACCTTGAACCTGGCGTTTGTTGTAGCCGAGTTTGCAGCGGGTTTCTGGTATAATTCGCTGGGGTTGCTGTCTGATGCCGGACATAACCTGGGCGATGTTGCCAGCCTCGTACTGGCTATGCTGGCTTTCCGGCTGGCAAAGGTACATCCGACCGCCAGTTATACTTATGGATATAAAAAAAGTACGGTACTGGTCTCCCTACTGAATGCGGTCATTCTGTTGGTCGCTGTCGGTATCATTATAGCTGAGAGTATAACGAAGCTGCTTCATCCCCGTCCGGTGGAAGGAGATGCTATCGCCTGGGTTGCCGGGATCGGTGTCGTTATCAATGCGGTTACGGCGTGGCTTTTTATGAAAGATAAGGATAAGGACCTGAATGTGAAAGGGGCTTATCTGCATATGGCAGCGGATGCGCTGGTGTCTGTCGGTGTCGTTATTTCCGGGATTGTCATTGCACATACCGGCTGGTACATCATCGACCCGGTGATCGGGCTGGTCATCGCTTTGGTCATTATCTATTCTACCTGGGGATTGCTGCGCGACAGCCTGCGTCTTTCGCTGGACGGTGTTCCTTCCGGAACGGATATCGAAAAGGTCGAAAAAGCCATGCACGCCGTGGAAGGTGTGAGAGGGGTCCATCACCTGCATATTTGGGCGATCAGTACGACTGAAACAGCCTTGACCGCCCATGTTTCGATCGACGATCTTTCAGAAATGGAACGTATCAAACAGGAACTAAAACATGAGTTGCAGCATGTCGGCATACATCATGCCACCCTGGAGTTCGAGACCTCGGAAATCAAGGGTGAAAACCTCTGCTGGCCAGATTGA
- a CDS encoding helix-turn-helix domain-containing protein, which translates to MKKRSLKQRQAAAYLDVKESTFSQIMTGKRPISMRMAKRLYERLNIDPVLIMKFA; encoded by the coding sequence TTGAAGAAGCGTTCTTTAAAACAACGCCAGGCAGCTGCTTACTTAGATGTAAAAGAATCTACTTTTAGCCAGATAATGACAGGGAAACGTCCTATTTCTATGCGAATGGCAAAACGTTTGTATGAGAGATTAAATATTGATCCGGTATTGATAATGAAGTTTGCGTAA
- a CDS encoding DNA-binding protein, producing MSAQYDLYETPSPKGKEDKKSLHARIYPKKTYTREEFIRHVAAYEHLPKNVLTGALDAIVDDLRYLLAEGNIVEVGELGFFSTSLKCLQETDDEEEKIRAESVTFQNVHLRLSSEFRKKISSEMKLERVHSLSRKKKKITSTVEERKEKLVSFLKINICITRKEYIQLSQLTSYGAMNELNDFISRGVLRRRGSGKSVVYVAGENLDIL from the coding sequence ATGAGCGCACAATATGATCTGTATGAAACGCCTTCACCTAAAGGGAAGGAGGACAAGAAATCACTGCATGCCCGCATTTATCCTAAAAAAACGTATACGCGTGAAGAGTTTATTAGACATGTGGCTGCCTATGAACATTTGCCGAAAAATGTGTTGACCGGAGCACTTGATGCCATTGTTGACGACTTACGTTATCTGCTTGCTGAGGGCAACATCGTGGAAGTGGGCGAGCTTGGCTTTTTTAGTACTTCGCTGAAGTGTCTGCAGGAAACGGATGACGAGGAAGAAAAAATCAGGGCGGAATCAGTCACCTTCCAAAACGTACATCTAAGGCTCAGCAGCGAGTTTCGCAAAAAGATCAGCAGTGAGATGAAGCTGGAACGTGTGCATTCCCTTTCGCGAAAGAAGAAGAAAATCACCTCTACTGTGGAAGAAAGAAAGGAAAAGCTGGTGTCTTTTCTCAAAATAAATATCTGTATCACCCGAAAGGAATATATTCAGCTGAGCCAACTGACTTCTTACGGCGCTATGAATGAGCTGAATGATTTCATTAGCCGGGGAGTGCTTCGCCGGCGTGGCTCAGGCAAGTCTGTGGTATATGTTGCCGGCGAGAATCTGGATATTCTTTAA
- a CDS encoding porin produces the protein MRKLTNLLAITLLGSCATAFAQSNEESTAADESAKIYASGYDKFRFGGYGEILANFMDYGINRFYGGNNGNAKTNRNSISIPRFVVAFDYKFNPKWILGAEIEFEAGGTGTAYELENTENGEYETEVEKGGEVALEQFHITRLIHPAFNVRVGHIIVPVGLTNAHHEPINFFGTSRPEGEATLIPSTWHENGIEVFGTFGRDYTRFSYEALVVAGLNACGFSRDEWVAGGKQGIFETDNFTSPAYVGRLNYEGVPGLRVGASFYYCNNVGANSDKPHTFVSIGKSPLRIYTADLQYKNKYVTARGNLIYGSLSNAEALSGKIGTQSNTSPYSRLTPVAKNAVSYAGEVGVNLRSIFKENKKVPVIYPFARYEYYNPQEKGEGKQTMDLRDKVSMWTAGVNWYALPNLVVKADYTTRKIGGGKYNSENEFSLAVAYVGWFINK, from the coding sequence ATGAGAAAATTAACAAATTTGTTGGCTATCACTCTACTTGGATCCTGTGCAACAGCCTTTGCACAGAGCAACGAAGAGTCAACAGCGGCAGATGAATCGGCAAAGATTTATGCCAGCGGTTATGATAAATTTAGATTTGGCGGTTATGGTGAAATCCTAGCGAATTTTATGGATTATGGTATCAACCGCTTTTACGGAGGGAATAATGGAAATGCAAAAACAAACAGAAACTCAATCTCTATCCCTCGTTTCGTTGTAGCTTTCGACTATAAATTTAATCCTAAATGGATATTAGGGGCAGAAATTGAATTCGAAGCGGGTGGTACAGGTACTGCTTATGAACTTGAAAATACAGAAAACGGAGAATATGAAACTGAAGTCGAAAAAGGTGGCGAAGTGGCACTGGAACAGTTTCATATCACACGGTTAATCCACCCCGCATTCAATGTCCGGGTGGGACATATTATCGTTCCGGTCGGTTTAACGAACGCGCATCATGAACCTATCAACTTCTTCGGTACATCCCGCCCTGAAGGAGAAGCAACGCTTATCCCCTCCACATGGCATGAAAACGGTATCGAAGTGTTCGGTACATTCGGTAGGGATTATACTCGCTTCAGTTATGAAGCGTTGGTTGTTGCCGGATTAAATGCCTGCGGATTCTCGCGCGACGAATGGGTTGCAGGAGGCAAACAAGGTATTTTCGAAACAGACAACTTTACTTCTCCTGCTTACGTAGGTCGTTTAAATTACGAAGGCGTTCCCGGATTAAGAGTCGGAGCCTCATTCTATTATTGTAACAACGTAGGTGCAAACTCTGATAAACCGCACACATTTGTCAGTATAGGAAAAAGTCCGCTACGCATTTACACGGCAGACCTTCAGTACAAAAACAAGTATGTAACAGCCCGGGGAAATCTGATTTACGGAAGCTTAAGCAATGCCGAAGCTCTTTCCGGCAAAATAGGTACACAAAGTAATACATCTCCTTACAGCCGTCTTACCCCGGTTGCTAAAAATGCAGTCAGCTATGCCGGCGAAGTCGGCGTTAACCTTCGCTCTATCTTCAAAGAGAATAAGAAAGTCCCGGTAATTTATCCGTTTGCGCGTTACGAATATTACAATCCGCAAGAGAAGGGCGAAGGTAAACAGACCATGGACCTTCGTGATAAAGTAAGTATGTGGACTGCCGGAGTTAACTGGTATGCACTCCCCAACCTGGTTGTTAAAGCTGATTATACAACACGCAAAATCGGCGGAGGAAAATACAACAGCGAAAACGAGTTCAGTTTAGCAGTTGCTTATGTAGGCTGGTTCATCAACAAATAA
- a CDS encoding DUF6383 domain-containing protein, translating to MRTISHPTANEDITTSSISIIANDGAVIVKGTEGKNVVITNVLGLTIANTVITSF from the coding sequence ATTCGAACAATCAGTCATCCGACAGCAAACGAAGATATCACGACATCTTCGATCAGCATAATCGCTAATGACGGTGCCGTAATTGTTAAGGGTACTGAAGGCAAGAATGTAGTAATCACGAATGTACTTGGTCTGACAATTGCTAACACAGTCATTACATCGTTTTGA
- a CDS encoding imelysin family protein: protein MKKKFLSFAAFMLSIALTFSACSNDDDDPQTETPTDLDYSAENAEAWGNYMYNVASLLKNDAANLYKYWNEDYKGAGPYAEAFKKHNIGGETSIKTALNGIEQIFDKCAEIANEVGSAKIGDPLDKYNSGDKEGALYAVESWYSWHSRDDYTNNIWSIRNSYYGTVSANDANDQNDIQTSSIYKLVEAMDADMNKKLNDAIHATAEAIQNIPQPFRNNINSDEALAAQEACLSLENILKEVKAAVRAAYENTPNDSKLEAILVQYTDYVVLPTYKSLMEKNAALFEAVKQFKNSPSNSNFDAASEAWLVAREPWEKSEGFLFGPVDTEGLDPNMDSWPLDQNMIVSILESGNFDKMEWDEDDDSASVEAAQNVRGYHTLEYLLFKDGKPRKVNN from the coding sequence ATGAAAAAGAAGTTTTTATCATTTGCTGCATTTATGTTAAGTATAGCCCTGACATTCAGTGCTTGCTCAAACGATGACGACGATCCTCAAACGGAAACACCGACAGATCTTGACTACTCTGCTGAAAATGCGGAGGCATGGGGTAATTACATGTATAACGTTGCCAGCTTGCTTAAAAATGATGCTGCCAATTTATATAAATATTGGAATGAAGACTACAAAGGGGCTGGTCCTTATGCAGAAGCATTCAAGAAACATAATATCGGAGGCGAGACAAGCATCAAAACGGCATTGAACGGTATCGAACAGATTTTCGACAAATGCGCCGAAATCGCCAACGAAGTAGGTAGTGCAAAGATTGGTGACCCTCTTGACAAATATAATTCAGGAGATAAAGAAGGTGCACTTTATGCCGTAGAATCATGGTATAGCTGGCATTCACGCGACGACTATACCAATAACATCTGGTCAATCCGTAACTCTTATTACGGAACGGTTTCTGCCAACGATGCAAACGACCAAAATGATATTCAGACAAGCTCTATTTATAAATTGGTTGAGGCAATGGATGCCGATATGAACAAGAAGTTGAATGACGCCATCCATGCGACAGCCGAAGCTATCCAGAATATCCCGCAGCCTTTCCGCAACAACATCAACAGTGATGAAGCATTAGCCGCTCAGGAAGCTTGTCTTTCATTGGAAAATATTCTGAAAGAAGTAAAAGCTGCCGTACGTGCTGCCTATGAAAATACACCGAACGACAGCAAGCTGGAAGCAATCCTGGTTCAATACACAGACTACGTAGTGTTGCCGACCTACAAATCGTTGATGGAAAAGAATGCAGCCTTGTTCGAAGCTGTTAAACAGTTCAAGAATAGTCCGAGCAATAGCAATTTCGATGCAGCCAGCGAAGCATGGCTTGTTGCTCGCGAACCATGGGAAAAGAGCGAAGGCTTCCTGTTCGGTCCGGTTGACACAGAGGGTCTTGATCCTAACATGGATAGCTGGCCTTTAGACCAGAATATGATTGTTAGTATCCTGGAATCAGGTAACTTCGACAAAATGGAATGGGATGAAGACGACGACAGTGCTTCGGTAGAAGCTGCACAGAATGTACGTGGTTATCACACCTTGGAATACCTATTGTTTAAAGACGGAAAACCGCGTAAAGTAAACAACTAA
- the pflA gene encoding pyruvate formate-lyase-activating protein yields MKGKIHSLESFGTVDGPGIRFVVFMQGCPLRCLYCHNPDTWDSRGEAKYLLTPEELLAEVLRYKNFIAKGGVTVTGGEPLLQAEFLTAFFRLCREAGIHTALDTSGYVCIPKALEVLEYTDLVLLDIKTIDPELHPRLTAVKLDNTLRFLDELEKRDVPVWIRHVIVPGWTDNDEALGKLAEYISRYKVVRKAELLPYHTMGAYKYEAQGMEYKLKDVEPLSAERLANAKEIFKKQGITV; encoded by the coding sequence ATGAAGGGGAAAATTCATTCTTTAGAAAGTTTCGGGACAGTCGATGGCCCCGGTATTCGTTTTGTTGTTTTTATGCAAGGGTGTCCGCTTCGTTGCCTCTATTGCCATAACCCGGATACCTGGGATAGCAGGGGAGAAGCTAAATACCTGTTGACACCGGAAGAACTACTTGCCGAAGTCTTACGTTACAAGAATTTTATAGCTAAAGGAGGGGTGACTGTCACAGGGGGAGAACCTTTGTTGCAGGCAGAGTTCCTTACTGCTTTTTTCCGTCTTTGCCGGGAAGCCGGCATCCATACGGCACTGGATACCTCCGGTTATGTCTGTATACCGAAAGCATTGGAGGTTTTGGAATATACAGACCTTGTCCTGTTGGATATAAAAACGATCGATCCCGAATTACATCCTCGGTTGACGGCTGTAAAACTGGATAATACATTACGCTTTCTGGATGAACTGGAGAAACGGGATGTTCCTGTATGGATCCGTCACGTCATCGTTCCCGGATGGACGGATAATGACGAAGCCTTGGGTAAACTGGCGGAATATATCAGCCGTTATAAAGTGGTACGGAAAGCCGAACTGTTACCTTACCATACAATGGGTGCTTACAAATACGAAGCACAAGGGATGGAGTACAAATTAAAAGACGTAGAACCTCTGTCTGCCGAACGTCTGGCAAATGCAAAAGAGATATTTAAGAAACAGGGTATAACCGTGTAA
- the ahpC gene encoding alkyl hydroperoxide reductase subunit C yields the protein MEPIINSQAPEFKVQAYHNGKFETVSSDDIKGKWAIFFFYPADFTFVCPTELVDMADKYDQFQAMGVEVYSVSTDSHFVHKAWHDASETIRKIKYPMLADPTGVLSRAFGVMIEEDGMAYRGTFLVNPEGKIKLAEINDNGIGRNADELLRKVEAAQFIAEHPSEVCPAKWKKGGETLKPSIDLVGKI from the coding sequence ATGGAACCTATTATCAATTCACAAGCACCCGAGTTCAAAGTACAGGCATACCACAATGGTAAGTTCGAAACTGTAAGCAGCGACGATATCAAAGGCAAATGGGCAATTTTCTTTTTCTACCCGGCTGACTTTACTTTCGTTTGTCCGACTGAGTTGGTAGATATGGCTGACAAATATGACCAGTTCCAGGCTATGGGCGTAGAGGTTTACTCTGTAAGTACAGATTCACACTTCGTACACAAAGCATGGCACGATGCTTCTGAAACGATCCGTAAGATCAAATATCCGATGTTGGCTGACCCGACAGGCGTATTGAGCCGTGCATTCGGTGTCATGATCGAAGAAGACGGTATGGCTTACCGCGGTACATTCCTGGTTAATCCGGAAGGAAAGATCAAACTGGCTGAAATCAACGATAACGGTATCGGTCGTAATGCAGACGAACTGCTTCGTAAAGTAGAAGCAGCTCAGTTCATCGCTGAACACCCGAGTGAAGTTTGTCCTGCCAAATGGAAAAAAGGCGGCGAAACATTGAAACCGAGCATCGATCTGGTCGGTAAGATCTAA
- the pflB gene encoding formate C-acetyltransferase has translation MKFENENWAQFKGEIWKREINVRDFIQNNYKPYEGDDSFLKGSSDKTKKVWDKLTEMFKVEREKGVYDAETKYPQGIDTYGPGYIDKENEVIVGLQTDAPLKRGIFPKGGIRMVENSLEAYGYKLDPMTKEIFTKYRKTHNEGVFSAYTDEMIAARRSAIITGLPDAYGRGRIIGDYRRVALYGTAILIEEKKNYLKRLDIQELTEEIIQSREEISEQIKALKAFEKMCAGYGFDVTKPAKDAREAVQFVYLAYLAAVKDQDGAAMSLGRTSTFLDIYIDKDLREGKLTEEEAQELIDQFIIKLRIVRFLRTPEYNDLFSGDPVWVTESLGGQGVDGRSLVTKTSYRYLHTLYNLGPAPEPNLTVLWFNNAPENWKRFCAKVSIDTSAIQYENDDLMRPDYGDDYGIACCVSPMKIGKQMQYFGARANLAKCLLYAINGGRDERSGVQVAPRFEPITSEYLDYNEVMEKYEQMMRWLAKVYVNALKIIHYMHDKYAYEAFEMGLHDGHVERIRATGIAGLSIVADSLAAIRDTKVKVIRDERGLAVGFEREGDYVPFGNNDDRTDSIAVDITEMFMEYLRQHQTYRNATPTQSILTITSNVVYGKKTGATPDGREGGTPFAPGANPMNGRDTKGAIAALASVAKLPFQHAHDGISYTFAVSPATLGKERDTQIANMVGLLDGYFTPDGGQHLNVNVFDKELLLDAMDHPEKYPQLTIRVSGYAVNFVKLTREQQLDVISRTINHSL, from the coding sequence ATGAAGTTTGAAAACGAGAACTGGGCGCAGTTCAAAGGCGAAATTTGGAAAAGAGAGATTAATGTAAGGGATTTTATCCAGAACAATTATAAACCTTATGAAGGGGATGATTCTTTCCTGAAGGGCTCCTCGGATAAGACGAAGAAAGTTTGGGATAAACTGACCGAAATGTTTAAGGTAGAAAGGGAGAAGGGTGTTTACGACGCTGAAACAAAATATCCTCAAGGCATAGATACTTACGGACCAGGTTATATTGACAAAGAAAACGAAGTAATTGTCGGCCTGCAAACCGATGCCCCTCTGAAACGCGGTATTTTCCCGAAAGGTGGTATTCGCATGGTGGAAAACAGCCTGGAAGCTTACGGCTACAAGCTGGATCCGATGACAAAAGAAATCTTCACAAAATATAGAAAGACGCACAACGAAGGCGTTTTCTCTGCTTATACGGATGAAATGATTGCAGCACGTCGCTCCGCTATCATCACCGGACTGCCGGATGCTTACGGACGCGGACGTATCATCGGTGACTACCGCCGCGTAGCATTGTATGGTACTGCCATCCTGATTGAAGAGAAAAAGAACTATCTGAAAAGACTCGATATTCAGGAACTGACGGAAGAGATTATCCAGAGCCGTGAGGAGATATCCGAACAGATCAAGGCTCTGAAAGCCTTCGAAAAGATGTGTGCCGGCTATGGTTTCGATGTGACTAAACCAGCAAAGGATGCACGCGAAGCCGTTCAGTTTGTCTATCTGGCTTACCTGGCTGCTGTAAAAGACCAGGATGGTGCGGCTATGTCGTTGGGACGTACTTCTACTTTCCTCGATATTTATATTGACAAAGATCTCCGTGAAGGTAAACTGACGGAAGAAGAAGCACAGGAGTTGATCGACCAGTTCATTATCAAACTGCGTATTGTCCGCTTCCTGCGTACCCCGGAATATAACGATCTGTTCTCCGGTGATCCGGTTTGGGTGACTGAATCTTTAGGCGGGCAGGGTGTCGACGGCCGTTCTTTGGTAACAAAGACATCTTACCGTTACCTGCATACATTATACAACCTCGGTCCGGCTCCGGAACCCAACCTGACAGTGCTGTGGTTTAACAATGCTCCCGAAAACTGGAAACGTTTCTGTGCAAAGGTTTCTATCGATACTTCTGCTATCCAGTATGAGAACGACGATCTGATGCGTCCGGATTATGGCGATGATTATGGTATTGCCTGCTGTGTATCTCCGATGAAGATCGGTAAACAGATGCAGTATTTCGGTGCACGTGCCAACCTGGCTAAATGTTTGCTGTACGCGATCAATGGAGGACGTGACGAACGTTCGGGCGTACAGGTGGCTCCGAGATTCGAGCCGATCACCAGCGAATACCTCGATTACAACGAAGTAATGGAGAAATACGAACAGATGATGCGCTGGCTGGCGAAAGTATATGTCAATGCTCTGAAGATCATTCATTATATGCACGATAAGTATGCTTACGAAGCATTCGAGATGGGCTTGCACGACGGTCATGTGGAACGTATCCGCGCGACAGGTATTGCCGGTCTTTCTATCGTTGCAGACTCGTTGGCGGCTATCCGCGATACGAAAGTGAAGGTGATCCGTGATGAACGCGGACTGGCTGTCGGCTTTGAACGTGAAGGCGATTATGTTCCTTTCGGAAATAACGATGACCGTACGGACAGTATTGCCGTAGATATTACTGAAATGTTCATGGAATATCTGCGCCAGCACCAGACATACCGTAATGCTACTCCGACACAGTCTATCCTGACCATTACTTCCAATGTGGTCTATGGTAAGAAGACAGGGGCTACTCCTGACGGGCGTGAAGGCGGTACGCCGTTTGCTCCGGGTGCCAACCCGATGAACGGACGCGATACCAAGGGGGCGATCGCAGCGCTGGCTTCTGTTGCCAAGTTGCCGTTCCAGCATGCACATGACGGCATCTCTTATACGTTTGCCGTTTCTCCTGCTACTTTAGGTAAAGAACGTGATACCCAGATCGCCAATATGGTTGGTTTGCTGGACGGTTACTTTACTCCGGACGGCGGACAACATCTGAACGTAAACGTATTCGACAAGGAATTGCTGCTCGACGCAATGGATCATCCTGAAAAGTATCCGCAGCTGACCATCCGTGTTTCCGGTTATGCCGTAAACTTCGTGAAGCTGACACGCGAACAGCAGTTAGACGTAATTTCAAGAACAATCAATCACTCACTTTAG
- the ahpF gene encoding alkyl hydroperoxide reductase subunit F, which translates to MLDASMKNQLSGIFGGLTNEYIFDVRVFPEHESRKELLELLNDVADCSDKISVQVADGDGLEFSLLKNGEKTGIKFRGVPNGHEFTSLLLALLNSDGKGKNIPDESICNRVKALNGPVKLTTYVSLTCTNCPDVVQALNAMATLNPEITHEMVDGAINQEEVEAMKVQGVPSVFADGKLIHVGRGDFGELLGKLEAQYGVKETDLPVVEKNYDVIIVGGGPAGSAAAIYTVRKGLKVAVVADRIGGQVKETVGIENMISVPQTTGQQLALDLMSHMKDYPIDILEHRRVENVTIEGRDKILTTSTGEKLIAPAVIVATGASWRRLNIPGEAEYIGRGVAFCPHCDGPFYKGKHVAVVGGGNSGIEAAIDLAGICSKVTVLEFADTLKADQVLQDKLRSLPNVEIFMNSQTMEVLGNGEKVTGIRVKDRQTDEVRTIELDGIFVQIGLAANSGAFREVVDTNRPGEIVIDNHCRTSVPGIYAAGDVSTVPYKQIIISMGEGAKAALTAFEDRMRGML; encoded by the coding sequence ATGTTAGATGCATCAATGAAAAATCAGTTATCCGGCATTTTCGGCGGATTAACGAACGAATATATTTTTGACGTGCGGGTTTTTCCTGAACACGAAAGCCGCAAGGAACTGTTGGAACTGCTGAACGATGTAGCAGATTGTTCCGATAAAATCTCTGTACAGGTAGCCGATGGCGACGGTTTGGAATTTTCCTTGTTGAAGAACGGTGAGAAAACCGGGATAAAGTTCCGCGGTGTTCCTAACGGACACGAATTTACGTCTCTCCTGCTGGCACTTCTGAATAGCGACGGCAAAGGTAAAAATATCCCCGACGAAAGTATCTGCAACCGTGTGAAAGCTCTGAACGGTCCGGTCAAACTGACTACCTATGTCTCTCTGACCTGTACCAATTGTCCGGACGTTGTGCAGGCTTTGAACGCAATGGCTACACTGAATCCGGAGATCACGCATGAGATGGTAGACGGGGCGATCAACCAGGAAGAAGTGGAAGCCATGAAAGTGCAGGGTGTCCCTTCTGTTTTTGCCGACGGCAAACTGATCCATGTGGGACGGGGTGATTTCGGTGAACTGCTCGGTAAGCTGGAAGCTCAGTACGGCGTGAAGGAAACAGACTTGCCTGTTGTTGAAAAGAACTACGATGTGATCATTGTGGGCGGTGGTCCGGCTGGTAGTGCGGCTGCCATCTATACGGTGCGTAAAGGCTTGAAAGTAGCCGTTGTTGCAGATCGTATCGGTGGTCAGGTGAAGGAAACGGTGGGTATTGAGAATATGATATCTGTTCCTCAGACCACTGGTCAGCAACTGGCGCTCGACCTGATGTCGCATATGAAAGATTATCCGATCGACATCCTCGAACATCGCCGTGTGGAGAATGTGACAATAGAGGGCCGTGATAAGATATTAACGACTTCTACCGGCGAGAAATTGATTGCTCCTGCCGTGATTGTGGCAACCGGAGCGAGCTGGCGTCGTCTGAATATCCCTGGTGAAGCGGAATATATCGGACGTGGTGTCGCTTTTTGTCCGCATTGTGACGGACCGTTCTATAAAGGGAAGCATGTCGCTGTAGTGGGTGGCGGTAATTCCGGTATCGAGGCGGCTATCGACCTGGCTGGTATCTGCTCGAAGGTAACAGTGTTGGAATTTGCCGATACGCTGAAAGCCGACCAGGTATTGCAGGATAAACTTAGAAGCCTGCCCAATGTGGAGATATTCATGAATTCACAAACTATGGAAGTATTGGGGAACGGTGAGAAGGTAACCGGTATCCGTGTCAAGGACCGTCAGACGGATGAAGTACGTACGATTGAGTTGGATGGTATATTCGTTCAGATAGGTTTGGCTGCTAATAGCGGTGCTTTCCGTGAGGTAGTGGATACGAACCGTCCGGGTGAGATCGTGATCGATAACCATTGCCGTACCAGTGTGCCGGGTATCTATGCGGCAGGCGATGTTTCAACTGTGCCTTACAAACAGATTATCATTTCGATGGGCGAAGGGGCGAAAGCGGCACTGACTGCTTTCGAAGACCGGATGCGCGGCATGTTGTAA